From the Nodularia sp. NIES-3585 genome, one window contains:
- a CDS encoding nucleoside monophosphate kinase — protein MRLVILGGSGAGKSTQAQKLCRNFDIPQISTGEILREAIANDSDLGRYAQPYVTKGELVPDEIMIEFIRLQLKKPELNRGWILEGYPRTAFQAEELDFLLDDLGQKLNWAIYLQVPEAIMVSRSLERSLSDDQPEIVQRRVELFYDCTIPILEYYDRRRRLLTINGDQLPEMVQQNISTLLSMP, from the coding sequence GTGAGACTAGTGATTTTGGGAGGTTCAGGAGCGGGGAAAAGTACCCAAGCACAAAAGCTTTGCAGAAATTTTGACATCCCGCAAATTTCTACAGGCGAGATATTAAGGGAAGCGATCGCTAATGACAGTGATCTCGGTCGCTATGCACAGCCATATGTCACCAAGGGCGAGCTAGTCCCGGATGAAATCATGATTGAATTTATCCGTTTGCAACTGAAAAAGCCGGAACTTAATCGTGGTTGGATATTAGAGGGTTATCCCCGGACGGCGTTTCAAGCTGAGGAATTGGATTTTTTGTTGGATGATTTAGGACAGAAGTTGAATTGGGCTATTTATTTACAAGTACCAGAAGCTATTATGGTGAGTCGCTCCTTGGAGCGATCGCTTTCCGATGACCAACCCGAAATTGTGCAGCGCCGGGTAGAATTATTCTACGATTGCACTATCCCCATTCTGGAATATTATGACCGTCGCCGCCGCCTGTTGACTATCAACGGCGACCAATTACCAGAGATGGTACAGCAAAATATCTCTACTCTGCTTTCTATGCCATAA
- a CDS encoding pentapeptide repeat-containing protein — MDVNIFLQRYASGERDFDQVDLSRANLGGAILHQVNLRGANLSKANLNKAHLEQANLSHADLSTTYLTSANLEGANLSGANLHKADLDRANLRAANLTNANLEGANFRNATLPDGTISD; from the coding sequence ATGGATGTAAATATTTTTCTGCAACGTTATGCTTCTGGAGAACGAGATTTTGATCAGGTTGATTTGAGTAGAGCTAATTTAGGTGGAGCCATCCTACATCAAGTTAATCTTAGAGGTGCAAATCTGAGTAAAGCCAACCTGAATAAAGCACATCTCGAACAAGCAAATCTCAGTCATGCAGATTTAAGTACAACCTATCTGACATCTGCCAATTTAGAAGGCGCTAACTTGTCGGGAGCCAACCTGCATAAAGCTGATTTGGATCGTGCCAATTTACGAGCAGCAAATTTGACTAATGCCAACCTGGAAGGAGCAAATTTTCGTAATGCTACTCTCCCGGACGGGACTATTTCAGATTAG
- a CDS encoding acetyltransferase has protein sequence MINNHTNVTLGEKVYVAPFAQLNATNAPISIGADSNVQDQVKITASGTGVQIGERVILAHMAVVKGAAKIGTQGSTGPFTDPVTNAQFSNTNPETFLAFNCEIDGATIQRNTVVNFLSRVGPGVTLPAGKVVLPGKNITTNLQANSGILGKVANLTQADVALMEGIIEVNEAFAQGYTELARADLTNVTGINYAPTTFFNSGGLPEIGGIPTRDPSYPNRIIGNITFQDSLTTLNHNLGNSISLRADEGEPFNVGSIAGMANDVVFHALETTSLTLGNGVGYGPRALVHGGRQVVNGVANGPETSIGDAVGLGPNSVIFRSSIGNRSAIGQRSAVFNSTLAPRTFVRPRVIYADNGSLIARVEW, from the coding sequence ATGATCAACAATCACACAAACGTAACCTTGGGCGAAAAAGTCTATGTTGCACCATTTGCCCAATTAAACGCTACTAATGCCCCCATTAGTATTGGAGCAGATTCTAATGTTCAAGACCAAGTAAAAATCACAGCTTCGGGAACCGGAGTACAAATTGGCGAGCGTGTGATTCTGGCACACATGGCTGTTGTCAAAGGTGCAGCCAAAATCGGTACTCAAGGTTCAACCGGGCCTTTTACTGACCCAGTTACCAATGCTCAGTTTAGCAACACTAATCCAGAAACATTTCTTGCCTTCAACTGTGAAATAGATGGTGCAACTATACAAAGAAACACAGTAGTCAACTTTCTTTCGCGGGTTGGCCCTGGTGTTACCTTACCTGCTGGTAAAGTTGTCTTGCCTGGTAAAAATATCACAACTAACCTACAAGCTAATAGCGGCATCTTGGGGAAAGTAGCAAACTTGACACAAGCCGACGTTGCATTAATGGAAGGCATCATTGAAGTCAATGAAGCATTTGCCCAAGGTTACACAGAGTTAGCCAGAGCAGACTTGACAAACGTAACAGGAATTAATTATGCTCCAACCACCTTTTTTAACTCCGGAGGTCTACCGGAGATAGGTGGAATTCCCACTCGTGATCCAAGCTATCCTAACCGCATTATCGGCAACATCACTTTTCAAGATTCTTTAACTACACTCAACCACAATCTAGGTAATAGCATTTCGCTACGTGCTGATGAGGGCGAACCTTTTAATGTTGGGTCAATTGCTGGGATGGCAAATGATGTGGTCTTTCACGCTTTAGAGACCACTAGTTTGACTCTTGGTAATGGAGTTGGTTATGGGCCCCGCGCTCTAGTTCATGGTGGTAGGCAGGTTGTCAATGGTGTTGCTAATGGCCCTGAAACTAGCATAGGTGATGCCGTAGGACTAGGGCCAAACTCTGTTATATTCCGCTCCAGCATTGGCAACAGATCAGCCATTGGGCAAAGAAGCGCAGTCTTCAATTCGACATTAGCTCCC
- a CDS encoding P-loop NTPase family protein: MVSQLETPSVNSSLSLPYPVEGLVQVFTSTQRNFFTDVIAQSLRIAGQGTPVLVVQFLKGGIRQGQERPIQLGQHLDWIRCDLPRCIDTPHLDAAENQALQKLWQYTQQVVSQSKYSLLVLDELSLAINFGLIPETEVLEFLAQRPPHIDIILTGTQMPKSLLDVADQITEIRRSHRP, translated from the coding sequence ATGGTTTCCCAATTAGAAACTCCCAGCGTCAATTCATCCCTCAGCTTACCCTATCCAGTTGAAGGATTAGTACAAGTTTTTACTAGTACACAACGTAATTTTTTTACCGATGTCATAGCCCAATCATTGAGAATCGCGGGTCAAGGTACACCAGTATTGGTAGTACAATTTCTCAAAGGCGGTATTCGTCAAGGTCAAGAGCGACCGATTCAACTAGGACAACATTTAGATTGGATTCGCTGTGATTTGCCTCGTTGCATCGACACACCGCATCTAGACGCAGCCGAAAACCAAGCTTTACAAAAGCTGTGGCAATATACACAACAAGTCGTCAGTCAAAGCAAGTATTCTCTATTAGTTTTAGATGAATTAAGTTTAGCGATTAACTTTGGCTTAATTCCCGAAACAGAAGTTTTAGAATTTCTCGCACAACGCCCTCCTCATATCGATATTATTCTCACAGGAACACAAATGCCGAAATCTCTCTTAGATGTGGCAGACCAAATTACTGAAATCCGTCGCAGTCATCGACCTTAA
- the rph gene encoding ribonuclease PH translates to MVWQRLDGRQPEELRPISFHGGFTRFAPGSVLTKFGDTQVLCTVSVSEGVPKFLAGSGKGWLTSEYRMLPSATQERQPRELLKLSGRTQEIQRLIGRSLRGAIDFEALGERTLTVDADVLQADAGTRTAAITGGFVALADAVSQLLQQGILERSPLCGQVAAVSVGLLQGQPYLDLNYIEDVAATVDFNVVMNQHLGIIEVQGTAEEGSYSRTQLNQLLDLGEKGIQQLLIAQREAIAGWDKLLGTSKA, encoded by the coding sequence ATGGTTTGGCAGCGTCTTGATGGTCGGCAACCCGAAGAACTCCGTCCTATCAGCTTTCATGGCGGTTTTACCCGCTTTGCTCCCGGTTCCGTGTTGACAAAATTTGGAGATACTCAGGTACTTTGTACTGTCAGTGTTAGTGAGGGAGTACCAAAATTTTTAGCAGGGAGTGGTAAAGGTTGGTTGACATCTGAGTATCGTATGTTACCTTCAGCCACACAGGAACGACAACCACGAGAACTGTTGAAGTTATCTGGAAGAACTCAAGAAATTCAACGTTTAATTGGGCGGAGCTTACGGGGAGCAATTGATTTTGAGGCCTTGGGAGAAAGAACACTGACTGTAGATGCTGATGTGTTACAAGCAGATGCAGGTACTAGAACAGCAGCGATTACAGGGGGGTTTGTGGCCTTAGCTGATGCAGTTTCTCAATTATTGCAGCAGGGAATATTAGAGCGATCGCCTTTATGTGGGCAAGTAGCAGCAGTATCTGTGGGTTTATTGCAAGGCCAGCCATATTTAGATTTAAACTACATTGAGGATGTGGCTGCAACTGTGGATTTCAATGTGGTGATGAATCAACACTTAGGTATAATTGAAGTGCAGGGAACGGCAGAAGAAGGCAGTTATAGTCGTACTCAGTTAAACCAGCTGCTAGATTTGGGCGAAAAAGGTATCCAGCAATTGTTAATCGCTCAGAGAGAGGCGATCGCAGGCTGGGATAAGCTATTAGGCACTTCCAAAGCATAA
- a CDS encoding GlsB/YeaQ/YmgE family stress response membrane protein — protein MNIIAWIVLGLIAGAIAKAIYPGHQGGGILATILLGIIGAFIGGSLGVFFSTGTFALTAPTLSITGIILAIVGSIVAIFLWNLLTSRSAA, from the coding sequence ATGAACATTATTGCTTGGATTGTTTTAGGTTTAATTGCTGGTGCGATCGCTAAGGCTATTTACCCCGGACATCAAGGTGGCGGCATTTTAGCAACAATCTTGCTGGGAATTATCGGCGCTTTTATTGGTGGTAGTTTGGGAGTATTTTTTAGTACAGGAACCTTTGCCTTAACGGCTCCAACTCTCAGTATTACGGGTATTATCTTAGCGATAGTTGGTTCAATCGTTGCTATTTTCTTGTGGAACTTGTTAACTTCTCGCAGTGCGGCATAA
- the dcd gene encoding dCTP deaminase — MLKNDKWIIEQAKLGMISPFESSLVREIEDRRVISYGLSSYGYDLRLSPTDFRIFRHIPGTVVNPKRFNSDNLESIALQTDEDGSFFIIPANSYALGVSLERLRIPANITVICIGKSTMARCGIIANITPAEASWEGFLTLEFSNASSADCRIYANEGVLQLLFLEGEPCQTTYAERFGKYQNQPQTVTIAKV; from the coding sequence GTGCTGAAAAATGATAAGTGGATTATTGAACAAGCCAAACTAGGAATGATTTCGCCATTTGAAAGTTCTCTAGTGCGCGAGATTGAAGACAGGCGAGTTATTAGTTACGGTTTGTCTAGCTATGGCTATGATTTGAGATTATCTCCCACAGATTTTCGGATTTTTAGACATATTCCAGGTACTGTTGTTAATCCCAAGCGGTTTAATTCTGACAACCTAGAATCTATTGCACTACAAACCGATGAAGATGGCTCGTTTTTCATTATTCCAGCAAATTCTTATGCTTTAGGTGTTTCCCTGGAACGATTGCGGATTCCTGCGAACATCACAGTTATTTGTATTGGAAAATCAACAATGGCGCGTTGTGGGATTATTGCCAATATCACTCCAGCCGAAGCTTCATGGGAAGGCTTCTTGACTTTAGAGTTCAGTAATGCTTCTAGTGCAGACTGTCGCATCTACGCTAATGAGGGTGTGTTGCAGCTGCTGTTTTTAGAAGGGGAGCCATGCCAAACAACTTATGCAGAGCGCTTTGGAAAGTATCAAAATCAACCACAAACTGTAACCATTGCCAAAGTTTAG
- a CDS encoding cation diffusion facilitator family transporter codes for MQKSTGVQGLRMVGLAQRRSMKRSRVELSTNQVRVSDVMSSTPVQKKVQALWTALVLLSVFFCIELGTGIWSHSLSLLADAEHIFSDVAALGLALVAACLSQSISQKSIFGRYRLEVLAALINGISLAAVAGWIIQEALVRLQSPVIEIHGVPMLTTALIGLLVNGFNAKCLHKCSHHDLNMRGALLHLLADIASSVGAVLAAIAVIWLNWTWADGVISLIVAVLIATFAAYLVIQSVQSLRGQITDVTCICDVKAEGFSDRQQAEKLLFPTLEELVR; via the coding sequence ATGCAAAAAAGTACCGGTGTTCAAGGATTGAGAATGGTGGGGTTAGCACAAAGACGTTCAATGAAACGCTCAAGGGTTGAGTTAAGCACCAATCAAGTTAGAGTGTCAGATGTAATGTCATCCACCCCAGTGCAGAAGAAAGTTCAGGCTCTTTGGACTGCCTTAGTTTTACTTAGTGTTTTTTTTTGCATAGAACTAGGGACGGGAATTTGGAGTCATAGCTTATCGCTTTTAGCTGATGCTGAACACATTTTTTCGGATGTAGCAGCGTTAGGTTTAGCATTGGTTGCAGCCTGTTTATCTCAATCCATATCCCAGAAAAGTATATTTGGACGCTATCGCTTAGAAGTCTTAGCAGCCTTGATTAATGGCATCAGTCTAGCGGCTGTTGCTGGCTGGATCATTCAAGAAGCTCTGGTGCGCTTGCAATCTCCCGTCATAGAGATTCATGGTGTACCGATGTTAACCACTGCCCTGATTGGTCTACTTGTTAACGGTTTTAACGCCAAGTGTTTGCACAAATGTAGTCATCATGACCTGAATATGAGAGGAGCTTTACTGCATCTGCTAGCAGATATAGCCAGTTCAGTGGGAGCAGTATTAGCCGCGATCGCAGTGATCTGGCTAAACTGGACTTGGGCTGATGGTGTCATCAGTTTAATTGTGGCAGTGCTGATAGCTACATTTGCCGCTTATTTAGTGATTCAGAGTGTACAGAGTTTGCGCGGTCAAATTACTGACGTGACTTGCATTTGTGATGTGAAAGCGGAAGGTTTTAGCGATCGCCAACAAGCAGAAAAGCTATTATTTCCTACTTTAGAGGAGCTTGTGCGATGA